A window of Dorea formicigenerans contains these coding sequences:
- a CDS encoding InlB B-repeat-containing protein: protein MKKNWKRIASLFLSVLLLLSMTVTPVMAAEGKAAPTEVKSCTVTGFMPEYMALEFEDTDWMNKISSVTVNEIEYTKGTLGWGSSGNLWEVGSAMGVYGSYTALKLTNPSYPATIKITAEGYQDLNLEVTKDTSTYPYVYTATVKKDTTGGNTEATYTAMAKKASNGTVALDKDKDLKAGDTVTVTATPAENYEIDAVTVTTENNKNVDVTGFGETYTFTMPAENVTVSAAFKEKTPVQNGVIELSQVSIGTDYFGNNWELEFKNADGYVGKITDVKVNTTAWEERSYSLSAGGAYKKDTDNNKLIFATKDFVANPEIPALKSGDVVAISANGYDDLTFKLVIDTNGNASLVEDDGKGDPYELHVKIEGEFEAAIVGQKDYDGVSSASVGGSSSNKNSAVKVYGALVEKGKDVADKDWEELDNMAKIKLNGSKCSVSIVPDTEKGTSADSDSGMQGVYMTISSDLTLSGTPKDPGSYLVSVSIEDQQGRSAVSNTLPFRIYSGEETLADQMKKENFKDYGNGLYAWDIMEPWAISKFGSNVNGEEESVRVPAYLEAWFGSHESGTYGYLGYDIPWKQVVAGNIPQTLYIPSGCNLTLTNMEVLSSVHIIVENGGKLTLSDSVVQGIIDVQSGGTFSMNYDSFNNEFTTGASLCGQLRLADGAALENAAIYSHANYLANGDLTDRTTSEPVAVANGNVTVKGTVAILGDDGGSDIGQTALRVNGTLTLADKDTTLVAYGGSGKTLLYTDGGTAIDITEGSQITGDGKLVAIGGDVLWGNGGNAVSGKGTIATKNVFLQGATANTSKKAEAGKAIDGNVKVISSSTHIEDGTMISGAENDPLADLYWKAGINVLPPLEKFTTTDNGNNGSDNGDNGDNGNNGSDNGDNGDNGNNGSGNGNTGNNSNSGNNGNTGNSGDSGNNGKITSATKTAANVNTVKTGDTNNVLLWAALFVVSCAGMAGITVVAKKRK from the coding sequence ATGAAAAAGAATTGGAAAAGAATTGCATCACTGTTTCTGTCAGTGTTACTTTTACTGTCCATGACAGTTACTCCTGTAATGGCAGCAGAGGGGAAAGCAGCACCGACGGAAGTAAAATCATGTACGGTAACTGGCTTTATGCCAGAGTATATGGCTTTGGAATTTGAAGATACAGACTGGATGAATAAGATCAGCAGCGTCACAGTAAATGAGATAGAATATACAAAAGGTACGCTTGGCTGGGGAAGCAGTGGAAATCTATGGGAAGTAGGAAGTGCTATGGGAGTATATGGAAGCTATACCGCGTTAAAACTTACCAACCCTTCTTATCCAGCGACCATTAAAATAACAGCAGAGGGGTATCAAGACTTAAACTTAGAAGTGACGAAAGATACTTCAACATATCCGTATGTGTACACAGCAACTGTAAAGAAAGATACAACTGGCGGAAATACAGAGGCTACATACACAGCGATGGCAAAGAAAGCTTCTAACGGTACAGTAGCACTGGATAAAGATAAAGACCTGAAAGCAGGAGATACAGTGACTGTAACAGCAACACCGGCTGAAAACTACGAGATTGATGCAGTGACAGTAACAACTGAGAACAATAAAAATGTTGACGTGACCGGTTTTGGAGAAACTTATACATTTACAATGCCGGCAGAAAATGTCACAGTATCCGCGGCATTTAAGGAGAAAACACCGGTACAGAATGGTGTAATTGAATTAAGCCAGGTCAGCATTGGAACAGATTACTTTGGGAATAACTGGGAACTTGAATTCAAAAATGCAGATGGTTATGTAGGAAAAATTACAGATGTGAAGGTAAATACTACAGCATGGGAAGAGAGGTCCTATAGCTTGTCAGCAGGTGGAGCATACAAAAAAGATACAGATAACAATAAACTTATCTTTGCAACAAAAGACTTTGTCGCTAATCCTGAAATTCCAGCATTGAAGAGCGGAGATGTAGTTGCAATTTCTGCAAATGGATATGATGATCTGACATTTAAGCTTGTCATTGATACAAATGGAAACGCTTCTCTTGTAGAAGATGATGGCAAGGGAGATCCATACGAGCTTCATGTAAAAATCGAAGGAGAATTTGAGGCGGCAATCGTAGGACAGAAAGATTATGATGGAGTGTCCAGCGCCAGTGTCGGCGGTTCCTCAAGCAATAAGAACAGTGCAGTGAAAGTATACGGCGCACTGGTAGAAAAAGGAAAAGACGTTGCTGACAAGGATTGGGAAGAGCTGGATAATATGGCTAAGATTAAATTGAATGGAAGCAAATGCAGTGTTAGCATCGTTCCGGACACAGAAAAAGGAACATCTGCAGACAGTGACAGCGGTATGCAGGGCGTATATATGACGATCAGCAGTGATCTGACACTTAGCGGTACGCCAAAAGATCCTGGAAGTTATCTGGTTTCCGTGTCTATTGAGGATCAGCAGGGACGTAGCGCAGTCAGCAACACACTGCCATTCAGAATTTACAGCGGCGAGGAAACGCTTGCAGACCAGATGAAGAAAGAGAATTTTAAAGATTATGGAAATGGACTCTATGCATGGGATATTATGGAACCATGGGCAATCAGTAAATTTGGAAGTAATGTAAACGGTGAGGAAGAGAGCGTCCGTGTGCCAGCGTATTTGGAAGCATGGTTCGGTTCCCACGAGAGCGGAACTTACGGATATCTGGGGTATGACATTCCGTGGAAGCAGGTCGTAGCTGGAAATATTCCTCAGACACTTTATATTCCGAGTGGCTGCAATCTGACACTGACAAATATGGAAGTACTCAGCAGTGTACATATTATTGTAGAAAATGGTGGTAAACTGACGCTTTCTGATTCTGTTGTACAGGGAATTATCGATGTACAGAGCGGAGGAACATTTTCTATGAACTATGATTCTTTCAACAACGAATTTACAACAGGAGCGTCTCTGTGTGGACAACTTCGTCTTGCAGACGGTGCTGCTTTGGAAAATGCAGCAATTTACTCTCACGCAAATTATCTTGCAAACGGAGATCTGACAGACCGTACAACTTCTGAGCCGGTTGCAGTGGCAAATGGAAATGTAACCGTAAAGGGTACGGTAGCTATATTAGGTGATGATGGCGGAAGCGATATCGGACAGACGGCACTCCGTGTAAATGGAACATTAACTCTGGCAGATAAGGACACAACACTTGTAGCTTACGGCGGAAGCGGAAAGACTTTGCTTTATACAGACGGTGGAACAGCCATTGACATTACAGAAGGCAGCCAGATTACAGGAGATGGAAAGTTAGTTGCAATCGGTGGAGATGTTCTCTGGGGAAATGGTGGAAATGCTGTATCCGGAAAAGGAACAATTGCAACGAAAAATGTATTCCTTCAGGGAGCAACAGCTAATACATCGAAAAAAGCAGAGGCTGGAAAAGCTATTGATGGAAATGTAAAAGTTATCAGTTCAAGCACTCATATTGAAGACGGAACAATGATCAGCGGTGCTGAGAATGATCCGTTAGCCGATTTGTACTGGAAAGCTGGAATTAATGTACTGCCTCCATTAGAGAAATTTACAACAACAGATAACGGAAATAATGGTTCCGATAATGGCGATAACGGGGATAACGGAAATAACGGTTCCGATAATGGCGATAACGGGGATAACGGAAATAACGGTTCCGGCAACGGAAATACTGGCAATAATAGTAACTCCGGAAACAATGGTAACACAGGTAATAGTGGTGATTCTGGAAATAATGGAAAGATTACATCAGCAACTAAGACTGCAGCAAATGTGAATACAGTTAAGACAGGAGATACAAACAATGTATTACTCTGGGCTGCACTCTTTGTAGTTTCCTGTGCAGGAATGGCAGGTATTACAGTAGTTGCTAAGAAAAGAAAATAG
- a CDS encoding class I SAM-dependent methyltransferase — protein sequence MKNEEYKKLSIKEFTKAAGRYESNHAGIYEMCKKDYPDILEELEKEPFRDLLDAGCGPAPMISLLAEKYPDRHYTGLDLTPAMIEQAKKKNIPNATFVVGDCENFPFEKDSFDAIICSMSFHHYPDPQAFFDSVKRCLRPNGRLILRDVTSDNKVLVWLMNTLEMPLANICGHGDVQVPTRDVVIKCCKKAGLKVEKFEIRKGMRMHCVVRKPMGKAIGNER from the coding sequence ATGAAAAATGAAGAATATAAAAAATTGTCAATTAAAGAGTTTACAAAAGCAGCAGGAAGATATGAAAGTAACCATGCTGGCATTTACGAAATGTGCAAGAAAGATTATCCGGATATTCTGGAAGAATTAGAGAAGGAGCCATTTAGAGATTTATTAGATGCAGGCTGCGGACCTGCTCCGATGATTTCTTTATTAGCAGAAAAATATCCAGACCGGCATTATACAGGACTGGATTTGACTCCGGCAATGATTGAACAGGCAAAAAAGAAAAATATTCCAAATGCAACATTTGTTGTAGGAGACTGTGAGAACTTTCCTTTTGAAAAGGATTCATTTGATGCAATTATTTGTTCTATGAGCTTCCATCATTATCCGGATCCACAGGCTTTTTTTGACAGTGTGAAAAGATGTCTTCGCCCAAATGGAAGATTGATACTGAGAGATGTGACCAGTGACAATAAAGTATTGGTATGGCTAATGAATACATTGGAAATGCCGTTGGCAAATATATGCGGACATGGAGATGTCCAAGTGCCAACAAGAGATGTGGTCATAAAATGTTGCAAAAAAGCAGGATTAAAAGTAGAAAAATTTGAAATTCGTAAAGGTATGCGAATGCATTGTGTTGTGAGAAAACCTATGGGAAAGGCGATAGGAAATGAAAGATAA
- a CDS encoding class I SAM-dependent methyltransferase, with translation MVILGRLENDSFKLLDTVVSMNGFHAFPDKQKAFHEIWRVLKPGGDFIACFYIRGKSKRTDWLVKNILAKKGWFSPPFQTEKELRDILQKLYKETDIHVDGSMVYFRCVK, from the coding sequence ATCGTAATATTAGGAAGATTAGAGAACGATAGTTTTAAGCTTTTAGATACCGTTGTCAGTATGAATGGTTTTCATGCATTTCCTGACAAGCAAAAAGCATTTCATGAAATATGGCGTGTTTTGAAACCAGGCGGCGATTTCATTGCCTGTTTTTATATCAGGGGAAAATCGAAACGGACAGATTGGCTGGTAAAAAATATTCTTGCAAAGAAAGGGTGGTTTTCGCCACCGTTTCAGACGGAGAAAGAACTGAGAGATATCCTTCAAAAACTATATAAAGAAACGGATATCCATGTTGACGGTTCTATGGTATATTTCCGTTGTGTGAAGTAA
- a CDS encoding LysR family transcriptional regulator, with product MTVQQLKYILKVAEVGSITEAAKLLFISQPSLSNSIKETETEAGITIFLRSRTGITLTKDGAEFLGYARQVIQQMELLEDRYVTNLPGKVTFGVSSQHYTFTENAFVELVKRFGQERYAFYYNETGTHQILDDVKNRVCDLGILYLSHENEVVMRKVIEENHLMFTELFSAKPHVFLQKDHPLASKKVVSVHDLAPYPRLNFVQGEYESVYFSEELFSSIPVDKEIRVNDRGAIVNFMLGLNAYTISSGIFPKYLNGENIISVPLAENETMHIGYVLNENQELSELGKSYLEELRKYAPANP from the coding sequence ATGACGGTTCAACAATTAAAATATATTTTGAAGGTAGCAGAAGTTGGCTCTATTACCGAAGCTGCGAAACTACTTTTTATATCACAGCCAAGTCTCTCCAATTCCATCAAAGAAACGGAAACAGAAGCTGGAATCACCATCTTTCTTCGTAGCAGGACCGGAATTACTCTGACAAAAGATGGTGCTGAATTTCTCGGTTATGCCCGTCAAGTGATACAGCAGATGGAACTGCTGGAGGATCGGTATGTTACAAATCTTCCGGGAAAAGTGACATTTGGAGTATCTTCTCAGCACTATACTTTTACGGAAAACGCTTTTGTGGAGTTAGTTAAGCGTTTTGGACAAGAACGATACGCTTTTTATTATAATGAAACCGGAACACATCAGATATTGGATGATGTGAAAAATCGTGTCTGTGATTTAGGCATCCTTTATTTATCGCATGAAAACGAAGTCGTCATGCGGAAAGTGATAGAGGAAAACCATCTGATGTTTACCGAGTTATTTTCAGCAAAGCCTCATGTTTTTTTGCAAAAAGATCACCCATTGGCATCGAAAAAAGTAGTTTCCGTCCATGACCTTGCACCTTATCCGCGGCTAAACTTTGTACAGGGAGAGTATGAATCTGTCTATTTTTCAGAGGAACTATTCAGCTCCATCCCGGTGGATAAGGAAATTCGGGTCAATGACAGAGGGGCTATTGTCAACTTCATGCTCGGACTGAATGCCTATACTATTTCAAGTGGCATTTTCCCGAAATATTTGAACGGAGAAAATATCATCTCCGTTCCGCTTGCAGAAAATGAAACAATGCATATTGGATATGTGTTGAATGAAAATCAGGAATTAAGTGAACTTGGAAAAAGCTATCTGGAAGAATTACGGAAATATGCTCCAGCCAATCCATAG
- a CDS encoding CinA family protein — protein sequence MKKIYKESDIRNDYKKLTKLLIERDMTITTMESATSGQIASLITDTEGSSAVLKGAFVTYCNEAKIMQGVPAEILEKYTVYSKETAEAMAKACTKAYKANIGIGVTGTMGNVDPANLEASVPGQVYFAIELNGEVMSYYFELQPQPTRLAYKLAVAKEIYDALMERL from the coding sequence ATGAAAAAAATATATAAAGAATCAGACATTAGAAATGATTACAAAAAACTGACGAAGCTCTTGATTGAGCGGGATATGACGATTACAACAATGGAATCTGCGACTTCAGGGCAGATTGCGTCACTGATTACGGATACCGAAGGCTCATCGGCAGTGTTAAAAGGAGCTTTTGTCACCTATTGCAACGAAGCAAAAATCATGCAGGGCGTTCCTGCCGAGATTCTGGAGAAGTATACGGTATATTCGAAAGAGACCGCAGAAGCAATGGCGAAGGCCTGTACAAAAGCGTATAAGGCCAATATCGGAATCGGTGTGACCGGAACAATGGGGAATGTAGATCCGGCGAATCTGGAAGCATCTGTGCCGGGGCAGGTATATTTTGCAATTGAACTTAATGGAGAGGTTATGTCTTATTATTTTGAATTGCAGCCACAGCCTACAAGACTTGCTTATAAGCTGGCGGTTGCAAAGGAAATTTATGATGCCTTGATGGAGAGATTATAG
- a CDS encoding ketopantoate reductase family protein — MRILIYGAGVIGSLYAALFAEAGYDTNIYARGKRLEALRNNGLQYKKNQEVIKAEIRILGELPNNDIYDFVLLTVRENQLYEALTELKNNKSNTIVTMINSLDSYNKWEDIVGKGRILPAFPGAGGSINDDGILDAALTPRLIQPTTFAEISGNKSERTKQFSEILRHAHIPYQKVTDMHLWQLCHLAMVVPIADAYYESDDPEKVEKEWKIMRKTAERLKRNFNFLRKQKGKLSPWKMNIFRFLPLPILANMLVVTFGSSFGDKFMYQHAMKAPDEMRELHKQFYAYMKKMKKCGCKAKKVQ, encoded by the coding sequence ATGAGAATATTGATTTATGGTGCTGGTGTGATTGGATCCTTGTATGCGGCTTTATTTGCAGAAGCCGGTTATGATACAAATATTTATGCCAGAGGTAAAAGACTTGAGGCTTTAAGAAATAATGGATTGCAATATAAGAAAAATCAGGAAGTAATAAAGGCAGAGATTAGGATTCTTGGAGAACTACCAAACAATGATATTTATGATTTTGTCTTGCTTACTGTCCGGGAAAACCAGCTGTATGAAGCACTTACTGAATTGAAAAATAATAAAAGTAATACGATTGTTACAATGATAAATTCACTGGACAGTTACAATAAATGGGAAGACATTGTCGGAAAAGGAAGAATATTACCGGCTTTTCCAGGAGCAGGCGGAAGTATAAATGATGATGGTATCCTTGATGCAGCACTTACTCCAAGGTTGATTCAGCCGACAACATTTGCAGAAATATCAGGAAATAAATCCGAAAGAACTAAGCAGTTTTCAGAGATATTGAGGCATGCTCATATACCGTACCAGAAAGTAACGGATATGCATCTATGGCAGCTTTGTCATCTTGCTATGGTGGTACCGATTGCGGATGCGTATTATGAATCAGACGATCCGGAGAAAGTAGAAAAAGAATGGAAAATCATGAGGAAAACAGCAGAAAGGCTGAAAAGAAATTTTAATTTTTTGCGAAAACAAAAGGGTAAACTGTCACCATGGAAAATGAATATTTTTCGCTTTTTACCCTTGCCAATTTTAGCGAATATGCTGGTAGTTACATTTGGAAGCAGTTTTGGAGATAAATTTATGTATCAACATGCTATGAAGGCACCAGATGAAATGAGGGAATTGCATAAGCAGTTTTATGCTTATATGAAAAAAATGAAGAAATGCGGATGCAAGGCGAAAAAGGTACAGTGA
- a CDS encoding Na/Pi cotransporter family protein, producing MGIFSMVLSLLSGVALFLFGMSLMGDGLKLVAGNKLEAFLYKMTNTPLKGVALGTAVTSVIQSSGATTVMVIGFVNSGMMKLRQAIGIIMGANIGTSITGWILCLSYIEGSNGIASILSSATIAAVVAVIGIILRMASKRTVHRNIGNIMLGFAILMTGMQTMSGAVAPLRESKVFMDLLTTFSNPVIGILVGIVFTAILQSASATVGVLQALSVTGLLTFSSAFPIILGIGVGASCPVLISAIGANKNGKRTALVYLLNDTFGMLLWSIGFYIINAFVHFSFLNTIMTPVAIALLNTVFRLVTVCILFPFIPKLEQLVCWFVKDSAEELEDEADFDLLEERLLDYPALALGQCHRAMSGMARKLRKNVNRAMNLLNDFQLGKFDKVQRKEDLIDRYESRLGDYLIKLTKHPMNSVQTRQVSLYLHMINDFEQIGDHAACIAHMSNEMNENKTQFSEEAWDELNVVMEAVREEINTTCKAFLENDKELSQRVAPLGMVITTLCDELKIRHVERMSNGACGLEEGTVYSDILNSFTRISAHCASAMVALSKNSEEPVDIHIHNSRVYPSDTKEYKTYLAEYSQKYELIKIEEHIRSMEPEEVE from the coding sequence ATGGGAATATTTTCTATGGTATTGTCATTGTTAAGCGGAGTTGCTTTATTCCTGTTCGGTATGTCTTTGATGGGGGATGGACTCAAACTGGTTGCCGGTAATAAACTGGAAGCATTTCTCTACAAAATGACCAATACGCCACTGAAGGGAGTCGCACTTGGTACAGCCGTTACAAGCGTTATCCAGTCTTCCGGAGCAACGACTGTCATGGTTATCGGTTTTGTTAACTCTGGTATGATGAAGCTTCGCCAGGCCATCGGTATCATCATGGGAGCCAACATCGGAACCAGTATTACCGGTTGGATCTTATGTCTTTCTTATATAGAAGGATCTAACGGAATTGCAAGTATCCTGTCATCTGCCACAATCGCTGCGGTTGTAGCAGTTATCGGTATTATTCTTAGAATGGCGAGCAAAAGAACCGTCCACCGGAATATCGGGAACATCATGCTTGGATTTGCGATCCTCATGACCGGTATGCAGACCATGAGCGGAGCCGTCGCACCGCTTCGAGAAAGCAAAGTATTTATGGATCTGTTAACAACATTTTCAAACCCAGTCATTGGTATCCTGGTAGGTATTGTATTTACCGCCATCCTGCAGAGTGCCTCAGCAACAGTCGGTGTATTGCAGGCTTTATCTGTAACAGGACTGCTTACATTTTCCAGTGCATTTCCGATTATCCTCGGTATCGGTGTCGGAGCTTCCTGCCCGGTTCTGATTTCCGCAATCGGAGCGAATAAAAATGGTAAAAGAACTGCTCTTGTATACTTGCTGAATGATACCTTTGGAATGTTGCTTTGGTCAATCGGATTCTATATCATCAATGCATTTGTACATTTTTCATTCCTGAATACGATTATGACGCCAGTGGCCATCGCACTTTTAAATACGGTTTTCCGTCTTGTAACAGTCTGTATTTTGTTTCCATTTATCCCAAAACTGGAGCAGCTTGTATGCTGGTTCGTTAAAGACAGTGCGGAAGAACTGGAAGATGAAGCAGACTTTGATCTTCTTGAGGAGCGTCTTCTTGACTACCCTGCACTTGCACTCGGACAGTGTCACCGTGCTATGAGCGGTATGGCAAGAAAACTTCGTAAAAATGTAAACCGCGCCATGAACCTTTTGAATGATTTCCAACTTGGCAAGTTCGATAAGGTACAGAGAAAAGAAGACCTGATCGACCGCTATGAATCCCGTCTGGGTGACTATCTGATTAAGCTTACCAAGCATCCGATGAATTCTGTTCAGACAAGACAGGTTTCTCTTTATCTACATATGATTAATGACTTCGAACAGATTGGAGACCATGCTGCATGCATCGCCCATATGTCTAATGAGATGAATGAGAACAAAACACAATTTTCCGAAGAAGCATGGGATGAACTGAATGTTGTTATGGAAGCTGTCCGCGAGGAGATTAATACAACTTGCAAAGCGTTTTTGGAAAATGATAAAGAACTCTCCCAGAGAGTTGCGCCACTTGGAATGGTCATTACAACTTTGTGCGATGAACTCAAGATCCGCCACGTTGAACGCATGAGCAACGGAGCCTGTGGCCTGGAAGAAGGGACGGTATATTCGGATATCCTGAACAGCTTCACACGTATCTCTGCCCACTGCGCAAGCGCAATGGTAGCACTGTCAAAGAACAGCGAAGAGCCTGTGGATATCCACATTCACAACTCAAGAGTATATCCTTCCGACACGAAAGAATATAAGACCTATCTGGCAGAATATAGTCAGAAATATGAACTCATAAAAATTGAGGAACATATTCGAAGCATGGAACCGGAAGAAGTTGAATAA
- a CDS encoding LysE family transporter — MLALNTVTYYGYKKGKPLFFGIFAGYYVVQILCAIFVYGVNSLLPNVMEVMKYIGAAYILWLAIHIAFSKPSTENAEQSASFLQGFMLQFVNVKIYMFGVTALTGYVVGYMFSFPALLFFELVIATIGTIATCTWIGLGVLIQKFYLRHFRVINIILALTLLECIWGMLR, encoded by the coding sequence ATTCTGGCATTAAATACCGTAACATACTATGGATATAAAAAAGGAAAGCCACTGTTCTTTGGAATTTTTGCAGGCTACTATGTAGTACAAATCTTATGCGCAATTTTTGTATATGGAGTTAATTCTTTGCTTCCAAATGTAATGGAAGTGATGAAGTACATCGGAGCAGCCTATATCCTGTGGCTTGCGATTCATATTGCTTTCAGTAAGCCGTCAACAGAAAACGCAGAGCAATCGGCATCGTTTCTGCAAGGCTTCATGCTGCAATTTGTCAATGTGAAGATCTATATGTTCGGAGTTACCGCACTAACGGGTTATGTTGTAGGATATATGTTCTCTTTTCCGGCTTTGCTGTTTTTTGAGTTGGTTATTGCAACGATTGGAACAATCGCAACCTGTACTTGGATTGGCTTAGGCGTGCTGATTCAGAAGTTTTATCTGCGGCATTTCCGTGTTATTAACATTATCCTTGCACTAACATTACTGGAGTGTATTTGGGGAATGTTAAGATAA
- a CDS encoding transglutaminase-like domain-containing protein has translation MKDKYLRETRMVDFSNPAIQKLIQNMKWKEMGEFERIKAIYNYVRDDVLFGYNIDDGISASKVLADGYGQCNTKGTLFMALLRACNIPCRVHGFSIDKRLQKGAMTGFVYRNAPKSIFHSWVEINFENQWYELEAFILDKTYIKKLQEQNSECTGAFCGYGVAVKDFRNLIIEFDRNNTYIQSEGINQDFGVYDCPDELLKEHHQEISAFKAFAYRHIGRHLMNRNIRKIRER, from the coding sequence ATGAAAGATAAGTATCTTAGGGAAACACGAATGGTTGATTTTTCTAATCCGGCAATTCAAAAACTTATTCAAAATATGAAATGGAAGGAAATGGGTGAATTTGAAAGGATTAAGGCAATCTACAACTATGTAAGAGATGATGTTTTATTTGGATATAATATTGATGACGGAATTTCAGCTTCAAAAGTACTTGCAGATGGTTATGGACAATGTAATACAAAAGGAACTTTATTTATGGCACTTTTACGTGCCTGCAATATTCCATGCAGAGTACATGGTTTTTCGATTGATAAAAGATTGCAGAAAGGGGCTATGACCGGGTTTGTTTACCGTAATGCTCCAAAAAGTATTTTCCATAGCTGGGTAGAAATTAATTTCGAAAATCAGTGGTACGAACTGGAAGCTTTCATTTTGGATAAAACATACATAAAGAAGTTACAGGAACAAAATTCGGAATGTACAGGTGCATTTTGCGGTTATGGAGTAGCAGTCAAGGATTTCAGAAATCTCATTATTGAGTTTGATAGGAACAATACTTATATTCAGAGCGAGGGAATCAATCAGGATTTTGGTGTTTATGATTGTCCAGATGAACTGTTGAAGGAACATCATCAAGAAATTTCAGCCTTTAAAGCATTTGCTTATAGACATATTGGAAGACACCTCATGAATCGTAATATTAGGAAGATTAGAGAACGATAG
- a CDS encoding FAD:protein FMN transferase, whose product MKKCIPVLLMLTILICGCSKQAQESTSEPVSDTFFAMDTTMDFRIYGDKSLLQDAQNVITDLEKKVSVTDSDSEIYKINENGSGILSGEADTLMKNALEMCRRTNGVLDISIYPIVKAWGFTTGSYQVPDEETIQTLLTKVDYTQIQYDEASGNVTISEGMTIDLGSIAKGYAGELAARTLRDKGVTSALLNLGGNVQTIGSKPDGSAWIIGIKDPKNPDTAMMGLSVTDQAVVTSGGYERYFEQDGHTYWHIMNPATGHPAKSGLLSVTVVGDKGGICDALSTSLFVMGLDKAYDLWAESDDFEAVFVATDGTVYITDGLKDIFSLAQGYEDTSVKILTR is encoded by the coding sequence ATGAAAAAGTGCATACCTGTGTTACTTATGCTTACAATATTAATATGCGGATGTTCCAAGCAGGCTCAGGAATCAACATCTGAGCCGGTTTCAGATACATTTTTCGCCATGGATACGACTATGGATTTTCGTATTTACGGTGATAAAAGTCTTTTACAGGACGCGCAGAATGTTATCACAGATCTGGAAAAGAAAGTGTCTGTCACAGATTCTGACAGTGAGATTTATAAAATCAATGAAAATGGTTCCGGAATTCTAAGCGGTGAAGCTGACACTCTGATGAAAAATGCTCTTGAAATGTGCCGGCGTACCAACGGTGTTCTGGATATTTCCATCTACCCAATCGTAAAAGCATGGGGATTTACAACCGGAAGCTATCAGGTTCCTGACGAGGAGACAATTCAGACGCTTCTGACTAAAGTAGATTACACACAGATCCAATATGACGAAGCATCTGGAAATGTCACAATTTCGGAAGGTATGACCATTGATCTTGGCAGTATTGCCAAGGGCTATGCAGGTGAACTTGCAGCCCGGACATTGCGCGACAAAGGTGTCACTTCCGCGCTTCTGAACCTTGGCGGAAATGTACAGACGATCGGTTCTAAGCCGGACGGATCCGCCTGGATCATCGGCATCAAGGACCCGAAAAATCCAGACACTGCCATGATGGGACTGTCCGTCACCGACCAGGCCGTTGTGACCTCCGGCGGTTACGAGCGTTATTTTGAACAGGACGGGCATACTTACTGGCATATTATGAATCCTGCTACCGGACACCCTGCCAAGAGCGGGCTTCTGTCCGTCACAGTCGTAGGGGACAAAGGAGGAATTTGCGATGCCCTCTCCACTTCGCTATTTGTTATGGGTCTGGATAAAGCGTATGACCTCTGGGCAGAAAGTGATGACTTCGAAGCCGTGTTCGTGGCAACCGATGGAACTGTTTACATCACAGATGGATTAAAGGATATATTTTCATTGGCGCAAGGATATGAAGATACATCTGTAAAGATTCTGACACGTTAA